AGCGGGCGATGAACGCGATCTCCAATCCCGGGTCGTACAACGAGCACTTGGCGCGAGGGAGGGCGAGTCCATGATCGGTGGTGAAGATCGTGATCGTGTCCTCAGCCAGGTCGAGGTCGTCCAGCGCCCTCAGCACGGAGCCGACCGCTGCGTCCATCGCCCGGATCGCGCCCTGCAGCTCCGCCAGCTCCGCCCGGGCCGTGTCGTCGTCGGCGAGATAGCCGGGCACGTGCACGCCCCGGCTGGTGTCGGGAGACAGATGATCCCCGAGGAAACCCATCACCCCCTTCTCGTCCCGGTGACCGGGAAGCCGATGGGGCTCCTGGAACCCGACCTGGAGATAGAACGGTTCATCGCTGCGGGCGAAGCGATGCAGCGCCTCGACCCCTCGTTCGGCGACGACCTCCGCCAGGCCCCCGGTGCGGACGCGATCGAAGCCGAGGCGCTCGGCGATCACCTCGTCGGAAGCGGCTCGCGACTCGTGGTGCACACCGATCAGCTCGCTGCGGTACCCACCGGCGCGCAACAGCTGGGCCAGATGCTTCTCCTCGGGGTGCAGGTCCCAGGCGAAGGATCGGTGGGTCAGCCCCATCACCCCGTTGGCATGAGGCCAGCGCCCGGTGAACAGCGCTGCTCGGGACGGACTGCACTGCGGAGCTGCGGCGAACATGTTGGTGGCACGGACGCCCTGTGCCGCCAGGGCGTCCAGATGCGGTGAGACCACGCTGTCCACGCCGTAGCAGCCGAGGTGCCGGCCGAGGTCGTGGCAATGGATGAGCAGGATGTTCGGGCGGGACATGGGGCCTCGACTCACGGGTGGGGACGTCACTTGATGCCGGTCCGAGCGACGCCGGCGATCACGCGTTTCTGGAAGACGATGAACAGGATCAGGATCGGGGCGATGGCCATCAGAGAGGCCGCCATCATCAGGGGATACTCGCTCTCGTACTGTCCCTGCAGGTTGGCGATGCCCACGCTCAAGGGCCGGACGGTGTCATCGGTGGTGATCACCAGCGGCCACAGCAGCTCGTTCCACGACCACATCGTGGTCATGATCCCGAGCGCGAACATCCCGTTGCGCGCCAGCGGCATCATGATCCGCGAGAAGATCTGGAACGGATTCGCGCCGTCCAGCCGTGCCGCTTCCTCGAGCTCATCGGGCAGGCCGAGGAAGAACTGCCGCATCAGGAACGTGCCGAACGCGGTGGCGAGGCCGGGAGTGACGATGCCCATGACGGTGTTCAACCAGCCCAGCTGATGGATGAGCTGATACTGGGAGATCAGATAGATCTGGGGCGGGATCATCATGACCGACAGCACGATCGCCAGCAGCACCCCGTTGCCGCGGAAGCGCATGCGCGCGAAGGCATAGCCGGACAGAGACGCGAGGAGCACCTGTGCGATCACGCGGATGACGGTGATGAGGATGCTGATGTACAGCTGGTGCCCGAAATTGATGGTGGAGAAGACGTCGGCGTAGTTGTGCCACTGAAGCCGCTCCGGCCACAGGCTGGGCGGGACGGACTGCACCTCGGCGTTCGAGGACAGGCTCATCATCAGCTGATAGAGCAGGGGCATCACCATGACCACGCCACCGACGAGCAGCACGGTGTGTGTCAGAGCGGTCCCGTAGCTGCGGCGGCCGGGGCGGCGCGTCGGTGGATGCGAAGGCTTCGTCGCGAGGTCAGTCATAGTGCACCCATCGCTTCTGGAGTCGGAACTGCAGCATCGTGAGCAGGCCGATCACCACGAGGGCCAGAATTCCGATCGCGGCCGCATAGCCCTTGTCGTTGTTGATGAACGCTTGGGCATAGAAGATGAACACGAGACCCTGGGTCTCGGGCAGGGCGATGTTGTTCGTACCGAGCATGATGAAGATCAGGTCGAACTGCTGGAATGCCTGGATCACGGTGATGATCGTGACGAAGAACAGTGATGGGGTCATCAGCGGGACCGTCACGGAGAAGAACTGCCTGAGCGGAGAGGCTCCGTCTATCTCGGCGGCCTCGTAGAGCTCCCGTGGGATCTCCCGCACCCCGGCGCTGAGCAGGATGAGATTGAAACCCATGGCACTCCACATCCCCACGATCGAGACCGCGATCAGTGCGAAGGGAGGGGTCGAGAGCCAGTAGGGGCCACTGATCCCGATGAGGCTCAGCAGCCAGTTCGCCACGCCGAAATCGCCGTTGAAGATGATCTTCCAGACGATCGCGACGGCGGCCGGCATGGTCACGAACGGGATGAAGTACAACGTCCGGTACAGCGAGCGGAACCGCATGCCGGGACGCTCGATCATCGACGCCAGGACGGTGCCGATCGGGATGCTGATCATGACGATCAGCGTGAAGACCGCCGTGTTGAGGAAGGATCTGATGATCTCCGGATCCTTGAGCATGCGCGCGTAGTTCGCGATGCCGGTGAAGGTCGTCCCACCGAAGGCGCCCCACTCGGTGAAGCTGTACCAGAGCGTCTGGACGCCCGGCCACAGATGGAAGACGCCGAGGATCAGCAGCGTGGGAGCCAGGAACAGCGCGGGCCACAGTGGTGAACCGCGCAGTCGGCGCGAGCGGCGCCGGGCCTGACCGGCGTCCGTCGAGGGAGCACTGCGGGAGGACCGAGCCGTCGGCGGGGCGCTCATTCCTTCGCGAGCAGGTTGTTGATCGTGGTGAACAGCTCCTCGCAGGTGCTCTCGACCTCGGCCTCGCCCGTGAACACCGGCAGCAGCATCTCCAGCTCGACGCTCTGCCACTCCTTCGTGTTCTTGGTCGCGGGGTTCGAGAATCCCTGGGCGATCGCGTCCTCGAAGACCCTCAGATCGAGGGTCTCGATCGAGTCGTAGAACGGATCCGCGGCACCGTTGAACGCAGGGATGACCACACCCGACTCCGCCTGCGCGATCGCAGCCTCTTCGCCGCCCAGGTATTCGAGGAAGGCCATCGACGCCTGAGGGTTCTTCGAGACTGCGGGCATGACGTTGCTCAGCCCGCTGACGCACACCTGATTGCCGGCGCTGCCGGCCGCCCAGGAGATGACCCCGAGGTCGTCGCCGAGCGCCTCGAGGAAGGGCTGGGTCTGCCAGGTCCCGCCGGCGGCCATCGCGAGCTTGCCCGAGGAGAACCAGTCGTCGAAGGAGGTGTCGGTGAGCTGCTTGATGCTCGGCGACAGCCCATCGGCGAGCAGATCCCGCCAGAAGGTCACCCCTTCGACGGTGCCCGGCTGGTCGTACCCGCAGGCCGTGTGATCCTCGTTGAGGATGTAGCCGCCGGCCTGGTGCACCGAGTTGTACCAGGAGTGATTGCCGGCGGAGTTGACGGGGCCGCTGAATCCGTACACGTCGCCCCCGGAGCCCGATACGACGGCCTCCGCCGAAGCCCGGAGGTCCTCCCAGGTCCACCCCTCGGCGGGCTCGTCCACCCCGTACTCCTTCAGCAGCTTCTTGTTGAACCAGATCGCCATCGCATCGTTGTCCTTGGGCACGCCGTACTGGACATCGTCGAGACGGTACAGATCCCAGACCGCCGGGGTGTAGTTCTCCTTGGCGAGAGCGCCGCCGTCGACCATCGAGGTCAACGGCATCAGGATCTCGTTCTGTGCGTACAGCTGGAAGTTCGGGGGGTTCATCCAGAACACGTCCGGCAGGGAGTCGCTCGATGCCTCGGTCTGGATCTTCGTCCAATAGCTGCCGAACTCGGAGACGTCGATGGAGACCGTGATGTTGGGGAACTTCGTGGTGAAGCCGTCGACGATCTTCTGCATCGCCGGCTCCTGCGCCTTGTCCCAGATCGCGTACCGCAGTTCTGCGGTGAGGTCTTCCGGCGCGGCGGAATAGGTCGTGTCCGAGCCGCCGGGAGTCGAGGACGAACCGCCGCAGGCGGCCAGACCCGAGACGGCAGCTGCTGTGGTCAGACCGAGGAGTGAGCGGCGGGTGAGTGATCGCATGAGAGTTCTCCCTCGAGTGGGGGGCATCATCGCCCCGTGGTTCATGCTCTGCCTCGCACGGGGTGGTGACCCTTCCCGCACACCCCGATCCTCTCGCCGACCGACATTAGTGTCAAGGGGGCGATTAATTGCCGAAGCGCTCTGTGCTCACCGGCCTCCGCCGACGAGAGCGGCCTCGTAATGCGTGGGGCGCCGCAGGTAATCGTCCAGGACGAGGGCCGCCGAGGCGCGATCCCATTCGTTCCCCACCACCCGCCAATGGCGGATCATCCGCGGCATGTCGCCGAGCGAGCGGGTGCAGGCGGCGGTCGCGGTGCCCAAGCAGAGTTCGACATCCTCGGGAGCCCCGATCAGCCCTGCCACGATGGTGAGATCCGGATTCATCACCTCCACCAGATGGGCGACGGCGCGGCCGAGCTGCTCGGCCCGTCGACGCACCAGCGCACCGACCTGTGCATTCGTCGCCTGTGCTCGGTAGATGTCTGACCATTCGGAACCTCCCGGCAGGGCGTTCAGGCCGATCGCCTGCTGCAGGACGGCCTCGTCGGTGACCACGACGCCGAGGCAATCGACGGACCCGCATGGGCACGGGGCGCCGGGCCCGCCGGGAACGGGCAGGTGTGCGATCGTGCCGGCGCTCGCCCCGGGGCCGCGATGCAGCTGGTGGTCCACGATCAGTGCGGCGCTGATCCATCCGGCCGTGTGGATCACGAGGACAGAGGTCTCGCCGTCTCCCGATTGCTGCAGCTGGCTCATGGCGAGGGCGCGCACGGAGCTGTCCGCGACGACCGGCAGTTCGAGCGCCGCTTCGAAGGGCGTGCGCAATGAGACGTCCGTCCATCCCAGCTGCGGGCTGGACAGCACTGCACCGGAGTCGAAGTCGACCACACCGCCCGTGCTCACGCCGACCCCGACCACGTTCTCGCGTCCCACCTTCGCGACCAGTTCTTCCGTGAGGGCCACGCTCGCCGCGAGGACCGGGGCCGGGTCGGTGGCCGGATGTTCGACGAGCGCGGAGGTGATGGGCTCACCTGTCAGGGTGAAGGCTGTGGCGGTGGTCGAATGGGCGTGGACGTGGGTCCCGACGACGAGTCGTCCGGGGGAGGGGAAGCCGAGTGGGATCTGCGGACGGCCCGATGCGCCGCGGCCGTTCTGCTGCACGGGCAGTTCTTCGATGACACCGGCCGCCAGCAGTGCCGAGACCAGCCGGGTGATCGTGGTGAAGCTGATGGAGGTGCGGCGGGCGAGCTCCTTGCGTGCTACCGGGCCGCTGAGAATGCAGCGCAGGATGGCTCCGACGTGCTGGTCCCGCACAGTGCGCATGAGCGGGGTCACGGAGTTTCGCTGCGTCATGGCTGCATGCTAATCGGCGCGGTTCCGGACAGCATGGACAGCCCTGATCTGCGACGGCCCACCGGTCGAACCGCAGGTGCACCGTCTGCCCGATCCGGGCATGGGCCGGGTCGTGCTCACCGACCTGCTGGACGCCCTCCTCGGTGCCGGGACCCTCGAGCGGGTCCCGGCGTCCTCCGACCGACGTGCGCGCAGGACCGTGACCGCGGACGCGGGAAGAACGCTGTCGAGGGGTACGAGGAGGGGCGCTGCGGCCGACACCGGGCTCCTGGCCGATCTGAGCAGCGAGAAGAGGGGAGCTGGGCTATCCGTCGTCGCGCATGGTGCGCCCGGCCGCACCGGTGGGATCAGAAGGGTCCGATCCTCACCACGGCGCCCTCGAGGTCCTCGTCCCAGGGGACCTGGCAGGTCAGCCGTGAGGTGGGCTCGCGCTCGTCCTCGGTGAGGGAATCCAGCACATCGGCCTCGTCCTCGTCGATCTCCCCGGCGGTCTCGAAGGAGACCTGGTCGAGGAAGGAGTGGCAGGTGGAGCAGGAGGCATTCCCGCCGCAGGTGGCGAGGATCGGGAAGCTGTTGCGCACGAGGCACTCCATGAGGGACTCGTCGTCCTCCCAGTCGACGTCGGAGTGCTCGGCGCCTTCGCGGTCGATGACGGTGATCATGATGGTGCTCATGCCCCTATTCCATACCCTCGAGGCGCTCAGGGCCAATCGGTTCCTTCCTGCGGCATGCCGCGCCCATCGCGCACGGAGAAGGCCCCAGCCCTCAGCAGCGCTGGGAGCGGGGGCCTTCGTCGACAGACGGGCCTCGCGGCTCAGATGTCGTAGTAACGCACGGAGTGTCGCTGACCAGCACGAACAGAATCGCGTGCAACTAGCGTGCTTCACGGGGTGATGACGAGAGGACTC
The window above is part of the Brachybacterium vulturis genome. Proteins encoded here:
- a CDS encoding sulfatase, whose protein sequence is MSRPNILLIHCHDLGRHLGCYGVDSVVSPHLDALAAQGVRATNMFAAAPQCSPSRAALFTGRWPHANGVMGLTHRSFAWDLHPEEKHLAQLLRAGGYRSELIGVHHESRAASDEVIAERLGFDRVRTGGLAEVVAERGVEALHRFARSDEPFYLQVGFQEPHRLPGHRDEKGVMGFLGDHLSPDTSRGVHVPGYLADDDTARAELAELQGAIRAMDAAVGSVLRALDDLDLAEDTITIFTTDHGLALPRAKCSLYDPGLEIAFIARWPAGGWSGGSSITGALSNIDVAPTLLEAVGPPAGPGRTMHGESFAAALAGEQPTIGREHVFAEMTYHDYYDPRRCVRTDELKLIANFSSAPGYMDPSQSWRRRCTPREPSYAHEDYHPSLELYDLRNDPWEQHDLAEDPSHADLLAELSEQLFAWMQQTGDPLLHGPVGNPLASHTRTLLQAPRQDGERFGSRPTVVADGPVREILDG
- a CDS encoding carbohydrate ABC transporter permease, which produces MTDLATKPSHPPTRRPGRRSYGTALTHTVLLVGGVVMVMPLLYQLMMSLSSNAEVQSVPPSLWPERLQWHNYADVFSTINFGHQLYISILITVIRVIAQVLLASLSGYAFARMRFRGNGVLLAIVLSVMMIPPQIYLISQYQLIHQLGWLNTVMGIVTPGLATAFGTFLMRQFFLGLPDELEEAARLDGANPFQIFSRIMMPLARNGMFALGIMTTMWSWNELLWPLVITTDDTVRPLSVGIANLQGQYESEYPLMMAASLMAIAPILILFIVFQKRVIAGVARTGIK
- a CDS encoding carbohydrate ABC transporter permease — protein: MSAPPTARSSRSAPSTDAGQARRRSRRLRGSPLWPALFLAPTLLILGVFHLWPGVQTLWYSFTEWGAFGGTTFTGIANYARMLKDPEIIRSFLNTAVFTLIVMISIPIGTVLASMIERPGMRFRSLYRTLYFIPFVTMPAAVAIVWKIIFNGDFGVANWLLSLIGISGPYWLSTPPFALIAVSIVGMWSAMGFNLILLSAGVREIPRELYEAAEIDGASPLRQFFSVTVPLMTPSLFFVTIITVIQAFQQFDLIFIMLGTNNIALPETQGLVFIFYAQAFINNDKGYAAAIGILALVVIGLLTMLQFRLQKRWVHYD
- a CDS encoding ABC transporter substrate-binding protein, which encodes MRSLTRRSLLGLTTAAAVSGLAACGGSSSTPGGSDTTYSAAPEDLTAELRYAIWDKAQEPAMQKIVDGFTTKFPNITVSIDVSEFGSYWTKIQTEASSDSLPDVFWMNPPNFQLYAQNEILMPLTSMVDGGALAKENYTPAVWDLYRLDDVQYGVPKDNDAMAIWFNKKLLKEYGVDEPAEGWTWEDLRASAEAVVSGSGGDVYGFSGPVNSAGNHSWYNSVHQAGGYILNEDHTACGYDQPGTVEGVTFWRDLLADGLSPSIKQLTDTSFDDWFSSGKLAMAAGGTWQTQPFLEALGDDLGVISWAAGSAGNQVCVSGLSNVMPAVSKNPQASMAFLEYLGGEEAAIAQAESGVVIPAFNGAADPFYDSIETLDLRVFEDAIAQGFSNPATKNTKEWQSVELEMLLPVFTGEAEVESTCEELFTTINNLLAKE
- a CDS encoding ROK family transcriptional regulator, whose amino-acid sequence is MTQRNSVTPLMRTVRDQHVGAILRCILSGPVARKELARRTSISFTTITRLVSALLAAGVIEELPVQQNGRGASGRPQIPLGFPSPGRLVVGTHVHAHSTTATAFTLTGEPITSALVEHPATDPAPVLAASVALTEELVAKVGRENVVGVGVSTGGVVDFDSGAVLSSPQLGWTDVSLRTPFEAALELPVVADSSVRALAMSQLQQSGDGETSVLVIHTAGWISAALIVDHQLHRGPGASAGTIAHLPVPGGPGAPCPCGSVDCLGVVVTDEAVLQQAIGLNALPGGSEWSDIYRAQATNAQVGALVRRRAEQLGRAVAHLVEVMNPDLTIVAGLIGAPEDVELCLGTATAACTRSLGDMPRMIRHWRVVGNEWDRASAALVLDDYLRRPTHYEAALVGGGR
- a CDS encoding 2Fe-2S iron-sulfur cluster-binding protein; its protein translation is MSTIMITVIDREGAEHSDVDWEDDESLMECLVRNSFPILATCGGNASCSTCHSFLDQVSFETAGEIDEDEADVLDSLTEDEREPTSRLTCQVPWDEDLEGAVVRIGPF